A stretch of the Saccharolobus caldissimus genome encodes the following:
- a CDS encoding isocitrate lyase/PEP mutase family protein translates to MTRILKAKINGPKRLRELMDKKDIILAPGAYDALSARIVEAVGFDAVYMTGFGTAASLLGYPDVGLVTMSEMVDNARRIVEAVNIPVIADADTGYGNPINVIRTVQAYEDAGVAGIHIEDQVFPKKCGHITGKQVVPRDDMVEKIAAARDAKRNKDFLIIARTDAIAVEGIESAIERAKEYYKAGADMIFVEAPENMDHIKLIARELKGIPLLFNWAEGGKTPPVDLNTLRELGFKIVIFPISTLLSATKAMIRVLETIKKDGTPINVMNELFPFKEFLNFIGLPEVQELEKKYVSKER, encoded by the coding sequence ATGACCCGTATATTAAAGGCAAAAATTAACGGTCCTAAGCGGCTTAGGGAGTTAATGGATAAGAAGGACATTATTTTAGCCCCTGGAGCTTATGATGCCTTAAGTGCTAGAATTGTCGAAGCTGTTGGTTTTGACGCTGTTTATATGACTGGTTTTGGTACTGCTGCTAGTTTGTTGGGTTATCCCGATGTTGGGTTAGTTACTATGAGTGAGATGGTCGATAATGCTAGGAGAATTGTCGAAGCTGTTAATATTCCCGTTATTGCTGATGCAGATACAGGTTATGGTAATCCCATAAATGTCATTAGGACTGTTCAAGCTTATGAGGATGCTGGTGTTGCTGGAATTCATATAGAGGATCAAGTTTTTCCGAAAAAGTGTGGCCATATTACTGGTAAACAAGTGGTTCCTAGAGATGATATGGTGGAGAAGATTGCTGCCGCAAGAGATGCTAAGAGAAATAAGGACTTCTTAATTATAGCTAGGACTGACGCTATTGCAGTCGAGGGTATTGAAAGTGCAATCGAAAGGGCTAAAGAGTATTATAAGGCTGGAGCTGACATGATATTTGTAGAGGCTCCAGAAAATATGGATCATATAAAGCTTATCGCAAGGGAATTAAAGGGAATACCATTATTATTTAATTGGGCTGAAGGAGGTAAAACACCACCAGTGGATTTAAATACGCTAAGAGAACTGGGCTTTAAGATAGTAATATTTCCCATAAGTACCTTACTAAGTGCGACCAAGGCAATGATAAGAGTATTAGAGACCATAAAAAAGGACGGAACACCAATAAACGTAATGAATGAATTATTCCCATTTAAGGAATTCTTAAACTTCATAGGACTACCAGAAGTCCAAGAACTTGAAAAGAAATATGTAAGCAAGGAAAGGTGA
- a CDS encoding 3-isopropylmalate dehydratase small subunit, producing MLIEGNIHIVGDNVDTDVIIPGRYLSLTDPKEIAKHIFEGVEPEFVKRVKPGDIIVAGRNFGSGSSREHAVIGLKALGISAIVAKSFARIFYRNAINVGLPIFISPQLVEFLEKMEIRGVGSFIKSTDLKIRIYAESGEIEFLDKKFRSTALPTFIQDIIASGGIIEWAKKRLGR from the coding sequence ATGTTAATTGAAGGTAATATACATATTGTGGGAGATAACGTAGATACCGACGTCATAATTCCAGGTAGATATTTATCCTTAACTGATCCTAAGGAGATTGCGAAGCATATATTTGAAGGAGTTGAACCAGAGTTTGTAAAAAGAGTTAAACCGGGAGATATAATAGTAGCTGGCAGAAATTTTGGGAGTGGATCTTCAAGAGAACATGCAGTAATAGGGCTAAAGGCTTTAGGAATTTCGGCAATAGTAGCGAAAAGTTTTGCCAGAATATTTTATAGAAATGCTATAAATGTAGGACTTCCCATATTCATCTCTCCTCAATTGGTAGAGTTCTTAGAGAAGATGGAAATAAGGGGAGTAGGCTCCTTTATTAAATCCACTGATCTAAAAATACGTATATATGCAGAGTCTGGTGAAATAGAATTTTTAGATAAAAAATTCAGATCTACAGCATTGCCAACTTTTATTCAAGATATAATAGCTAGTGGAGGGATAATAGAGTGGGCTAAAAAGAGGTTGGGAAGATGA